The Streptomyces sp. NBC_00440 genome contains a region encoding:
- a CDS encoding Lrp/AsnC family transcriptional regulator — MRVESHDFDELDLQLLHGLEVNARVSFSRLAGVLGVSDQTVARRYRRLHTEGGLRVVGVRDAASLGQDTWMLRLRCAPDAADSIARALARRPDTAWIGLTSGGTEVVGQTSARTRGEHEELLLGKLPRTPSITEIRAHQLLHRFYGGPAGWLGKSRALTDAQVAALRPSGAGRTDGAAITDSGITADDEPLVAALERDGRATFAELRKATGRSESAVRRRLDQLLGSGTLFVDVQFDSEQFGYGIAALLWITAAPSALDSVGRALATHREVATASAVSGPCNLFAVVVCRDTPELYAYVSARLGRLEGVQHVECTPMLRRVKQLTYEERLTGRTVS; from the coding sequence ATCCGGGTGGAATCGCATGACTTCGACGAGCTCGACCTCCAGCTGCTGCACGGGCTCGAAGTCAACGCACGTGTCTCTTTCAGCCGACTCGCGGGCGTGCTCGGTGTCTCCGACCAGACGGTCGCCCGCCGGTACCGGCGGCTGCACACCGAAGGCGGTCTGCGGGTGGTCGGGGTCCGTGACGCAGCGAGCCTCGGCCAGGACACCTGGATGCTCCGGCTGCGCTGTGCGCCCGACGCCGCCGACTCGATCGCCAGGGCGCTCGCCCGGCGCCCCGACACCGCCTGGATCGGACTCACGTCGGGCGGTACGGAAGTCGTCGGCCAGACCAGCGCGCGCACCCGCGGCGAACACGAGGAGCTGCTGCTCGGCAAGTTGCCGCGCACCCCGAGCATCACCGAGATCAGGGCCCACCAGCTGCTGCACCGCTTCTACGGCGGCCCCGCCGGCTGGCTCGGCAAGAGCCGCGCCCTGACCGACGCACAGGTGGCGGCGCTCCGGCCGTCCGGGGCCGGGCGGACGGATGGCGCCGCCATCACGGACTCCGGCATCACCGCGGACGACGAACCGCTGGTCGCCGCGCTCGAACGCGACGGCCGCGCCACTTTCGCCGAACTCCGGAAGGCGACCGGCCGTTCGGAGTCGGCGGTGCGCCGCAGGCTCGACCAGCTGCTGGGCTCCGGCACGCTCTTCGTCGATGTGCAGTTCGACTCCGAGCAGTTCGGGTACGGGATCGCGGCCCTGCTGTGGATCACCGCGGCTCCTTCGGCCCTGGACTCCGTCGGGCGGGCGCTGGCGACCCACCGGGAAGTGGCCACCGCGAGCGCCGTCTCGGGGCCGTGCAATCTGTTCGCGGTGGTGGTGTGCCGCGACACCCCCGAGCTGTACGCGTATGTGAGCGCACGCCTCGGCCGGCTGGAAGGGGTCCAGCATGTGGAGTGCACACCGATGCTGCGCCGGGTCAAGCAGCTCACGTACGAGGAGCGGCTCACCGGCCGCACGGTCTCCTAG
- a CDS encoding DUF7677 family protein, with the protein MEHLSVDVRASLRLFAFYLANGTLDLDLLEGFDYRSTVFHSGSSLEQVFAIYSNVLQIDTDGMVLNDGDAQYRVAQWVRVCCDPSYRVEPPFDAWETELHL; encoded by the coding sequence GTGGAACATCTTTCTGTCGACGTGCGCGCTTCGCTCCGGCTCTTCGCTTTCTACTTGGCGAACGGCACCCTCGACCTGGACCTGCTCGAAGGGTTTGACTATCGCTCGACCGTTTTTCACTCCGGCTCCTCGTTGGAACAGGTCTTCGCGATCTATAGCAATGTGCTGCAAATCGACACCGACGGCATGGTGCTGAACGACGGAGACGCGCAGTACCGGGTCGCGCAGTGGGTCCGAGTGTGCTGCGACCCGAGCTATCGGGTCGAGCCGCCCTTCGATGCCTGGGAGACGGAGCTCCATCTCTGA